The proteins below come from a single Malus domestica chromosome 03, GDT2T_hap1 genomic window:
- the LOC103446910 gene encoding mediator of RNA polymerase II transcription subunit 15a-like isoform X1, which translates to MDTNKWRPYQVGEAAMDAGDWRSQLQADSRQRIVNKIMDTLKRHLPFSGQDGLQELSKIAVRFEEKIYTAATSQSDYLRKISLKMLTMETKYQNSMGNPLQCNSAGNSNRPPDPGSSGMQPQVPNQGQSHSMPLPANQSQGRQPLLAQNIQNNVTGLHQQQQSNLSNIHQQQLDLHNNVTGLQQQQHLGTQSGNSSMQPNQHSVHLLQQSKIQVQQQRHQNASDMLPTQGQQSQPQASQQQMMSQIQSQSAPMQQMGLQQQSNPLQRDMQLQASGLISGTMLQAQNIMDQQKQLYQSPRPLSETSLTSLDSSAQTGHANGGDWQEEVYQKIKVMKERYLPELSEIYQKIATKLQQHDSLPQQPKSEQLEKLKMFKTMLERLISVLQISKSNVSPGLKDKLGLYEKQIVNFINTNRPRKQDPLQQGQFPPPHMHSMQQPQSQIPQVQSHENQMNPQLQTMNLQGSVPTMQQNYMTSSEQNSLSSISGVSTAQQNMMNSLQPSTNLDSGQGNAPNSLQQVPVGSIQQTPFSAPQQANMNGLSSQSGVSMLQPNIISLQSNSGMLQHQQLKQQEQQMFQNQLKQQYQQRMQQQLIQKQQILQQQQQQQQLQQAKQQLPAQMEANQHQMPLLHQMNDANDLKMRQGMGVKPGVFQQHISTGQRAYPHQQLKLGSPFPIPSSNQLIQAASRQISQHSSPQVDHKNLLTHLKAGTPLQTAGLPVVIPSPSTPMVLSPMPGDSEKPSSLPNAGNIGHQQAAGVGVPVQSLAIGTSGMLASPLLAEFIVPDASHFNALSTISGKSSVTEQPLERLIKAVKSMSPNALSASVSDIGSDALSASVCCCEVEGWALSSVWCCYSRHCCCQKKKQGQEGCDA; encoded by the exons ATGGATACCAATAAGTGGAGGCCTTATCAAGTTGGAGAGGCCGCCATGGATGCCGGCGATTGGAGGAGTCAGCTGCAGGCTGATTCAAGGCAAAGAATTGTCAACAAGAT AATGGATACATTGAAGAGGCATCTTCCCTTCTCCGGACAAGATGGATTACAGGAACTCAGTAAAATTGCTGTAAGGTTTGAGGAAAAGATTTATACTGCAGCCACAAGCCAG TCGGATTATCTACGGAAAATTTCTCTGAAGATGCTCACAATGGAGACCAAGTATCAGAATTCAATGGGCAATCCTTTACAATGTAACTCTGCTGGTAACAGCAACAGGCCCCCTGATCCAG GGTCTTCCGGTATGCAACCCCAAGTCCCCAATCAAGGGCAATCACACTCTATGCCGTTGCCAGCTAATCAATCTCAAGGACGCCAACCACTTTTAGCACAGAACATTCAGAATAATGTTACTGGGTTACACCAACAGCAGCAAAGCAACCTTTCTAATATCCATCAGCAACAATTGGACCTGCATAATAATGTTACTGGGTTACAGCAACAGCAGCACCTCGGAACTCAAAGTGGTAATTCTAGTATGCAACCAAATCAGCACTCTGTACACTTGTTGCAACAATCCAAGATTCAGGTGCAGCAACAACGACATCAGAATGCATCTGACATGTTACCGACTCAAGGACAGCAGTCACAACCTCAGGCATCGCAGCAACAAATGATGTCACAGATTCAATCACAGTCTGCACCGATGCAACAAATGGGTTTGCAACAGCAGTCAAATCCACTGCAACGAGATATGCAGCTTCAAGCATCAGGTCTGATATCAGGAACCATGCTTCAAGCTCAAAATATAATGGATCAGCAAAAGCAGTTATATCAGTCTCCGAGGCCCCTTTCTGAGACATCATTGA CTTCTCTGGATTCCTCAGCTCAGACTGGACATGCAAATGGGGGTGATTGGCAAGAGGAGGTCTATCAAAAA ATCAAAGTCATGAAGGAAAGGTACTTACCCGAACTAAGTGAAATCTATCAGAAAATTGCTACTAAACTTCAGCAG CACGATTCTCTTCCACAACAACCAAAGTCAGAGCAGCTTGAGAAGCTAAAAATGTTCAAAACCATGTTAGAGCGCCTCATATCAGTCTTACAGATTTCCAAGAGTAACGTTTCACCTGGTTTGAAAGACAAGTTGGGTTTATATGAGAAGCAGATAGTAAATTTTATTAATACAAATAGACCACGGAAGCAAGATCCTCTGCAACAAGGGCAGTTCCCCCCACCTCATATGCACTCCATGCAGCAGCCGCAGTCTCAAATTCCTCAAGTGCAGTCTCATGAAAATCAAATGAACCCGCAGTTGCAAACAATGAATTTACAAGGTTCTGTGCCAACAATGCAGCAGAACTATATGACAAGCTCGGAGCAAAATTCATTGTCTTCGATATCTGGGGTTTCAACAGCACAGCAGAACATGATGAATTCATTGCAGCCAAGTACAAATTTGGATTCAGGACAGGGAAATGCACCGAACTCTTTGCAGCAAGTTCCAGTGGGATCTATCCAACAAACTCCTTTCAGTGCTCCCCAGCAAGCTAACATGAATGGTTTGTCATCGCAGAGTGGGGTTAGTATGCTTCAGCCAAATATTATCTCCCTTCAGTCAAATTCTGGTATGCTTCAACACCAGCAATTAAAACAGCAGGAACAGCAAATGTTTCAGAATCAACTGAAGCAACAGTATCAACAGCGAATGCAGCAGCAATTGATACAGAAGCAGCAGATACTGcaacagcaacagcagcagcaacagTTGCAGCAAGCAAAGCAGCAGCTTCCGGCGCAGATGGAGGCGAACCAACACCAAATGCCACTGCTTCATCAAATGAATGATGCAAATGACTTGAAGATGAGACAGGGGATGGGTGTTAAGCCAGGGGTTTTTCAGCAACATATATCCACAGGCCAGCGTGCTTATCCACATCAGCAGTTGAAATTAGGATCTCCATTTCCTATTCCATCATCAAACCAACTCATTCAGGCTGCATCTCGTCAAATTTCGCAACATTCTTCTCCCCAAGTTGACCACAAGAATCTACTGACTCACCTGAAAGCTGGAACACCATTGCAAACTGCCGGTTTACCTGTTGTCATCCCATCTCCTTCAACTCCCATGGTTCTATCCCCCATGCCAGGGGATTCTGAGAAACCTTCCTCACTACCAAATGCTGGGaatatcggacatcaacaagcAGCTGGGGTGGGAGTACCAGTCCAGTCCCTTGCAATTGGCACTAGTGGGATGTTGGCATCTCCTTTGCTTGCTGAATTTATTGTACCAGATGCTAGTCATTTTAATGCTTTGTCAACTATTTCTGGCAAATCGAGTGTTACCGAGCAGCCTCTTGAACGCTTGATTAAGGCG GTGAAATCGATGTCACCTAATGCATTGAGTGCATCTGTCAGTGACATTGGCTCAGATGCATTGAGTGCATCTGTTTGCTGCTGTGAGGTGGAAGGCTGGGCGTTGTCATCGGTGTGGTGCTGCTACTCCCGCCACTGCTGCTGCCAGAAGAAGAAACAAGGGCAAGAAGGATGTGACGCCTGA
- the LOC103446910 gene encoding mediator of RNA polymerase II transcription subunit 15a-like isoform X2: MDTNKWRPYQVGEAAMDAGDWRSQLQADSRQRIVNKIMDTLKRHLPFSGQDGLQELSKIAVRFEEKIYTAATSQSDYLRKISLKMLTMETKYQNSMGNPLQCNSAGNSNRPPDPGSSGMQPQVPNQGQSHSMPLPANQSQGRQPLLAQNIQNNVTGLHQQQQSNLSNIHQQQLDLHNNVTGLQQQQHLGTQSGNSSMQPNQHSVHLLQQSKIQVQQQRHQNASDMLPTQGQQSQPQASQQQMMSQIQSQSAPMQQMGLQQQSNPLQRDMQLQASGLISGTMLQAQNIMDQQKQLYQSPRPLSETSLTSLDSSAQTGHANGGDWQEEVYQKIKVMKERYLPELSEIYQKIATKLQQHDSLPQQPKSEQLEKLKMFKTMLERLISVLQISKSNVSPGLKDKLGLYEKQIVNFINTNRPRKQDPLQQGQFPPPHMHSMQQPQSQIPQVQSHENQMNPQLQTMNLQGSVPTMQQNYMTSSEQNSLSSISGVSTAQQNMMNSLQPSTNLDSGQGNAPNSLQQVPVGSIQQTPFSAPQQANMNGLSSQSGVSMLQPNIISLQSNSGMLQHQQLKQQEQQMFQNQLKQQYQQRMQQQLIQKQQILQQQQQQQQLQQAKQQLPAQMEANQHQMPLLHQMNDANDLKMRQGMGVKPGVFQQHISTGQRAYPHQQLKLGSPFPIPSSNQLIQAASRQISQHSSPQVDHKNLLTHLKAGTPLQTAGLPVVIPSPSTPMVLSPMPGDSEKPSSLPNAGNIGHQQAAGVGVPVQSLAIGTSGMLASPLLAEFIVPDASHFNALSTISGKSSVTEQPLERLIKA, encoded by the exons ATGGATACCAATAAGTGGAGGCCTTATCAAGTTGGAGAGGCCGCCATGGATGCCGGCGATTGGAGGAGTCAGCTGCAGGCTGATTCAAGGCAAAGAATTGTCAACAAGAT AATGGATACATTGAAGAGGCATCTTCCCTTCTCCGGACAAGATGGATTACAGGAACTCAGTAAAATTGCTGTAAGGTTTGAGGAAAAGATTTATACTGCAGCCACAAGCCAG TCGGATTATCTACGGAAAATTTCTCTGAAGATGCTCACAATGGAGACCAAGTATCAGAATTCAATGGGCAATCCTTTACAATGTAACTCTGCTGGTAACAGCAACAGGCCCCCTGATCCAG GGTCTTCCGGTATGCAACCCCAAGTCCCCAATCAAGGGCAATCACACTCTATGCCGTTGCCAGCTAATCAATCTCAAGGACGCCAACCACTTTTAGCACAGAACATTCAGAATAATGTTACTGGGTTACACCAACAGCAGCAAAGCAACCTTTCTAATATCCATCAGCAACAATTGGACCTGCATAATAATGTTACTGGGTTACAGCAACAGCAGCACCTCGGAACTCAAAGTGGTAATTCTAGTATGCAACCAAATCAGCACTCTGTACACTTGTTGCAACAATCCAAGATTCAGGTGCAGCAACAACGACATCAGAATGCATCTGACATGTTACCGACTCAAGGACAGCAGTCACAACCTCAGGCATCGCAGCAACAAATGATGTCACAGATTCAATCACAGTCTGCACCGATGCAACAAATGGGTTTGCAACAGCAGTCAAATCCACTGCAACGAGATATGCAGCTTCAAGCATCAGGTCTGATATCAGGAACCATGCTTCAAGCTCAAAATATAATGGATCAGCAAAAGCAGTTATATCAGTCTCCGAGGCCCCTTTCTGAGACATCATTGA CTTCTCTGGATTCCTCAGCTCAGACTGGACATGCAAATGGGGGTGATTGGCAAGAGGAGGTCTATCAAAAA ATCAAAGTCATGAAGGAAAGGTACTTACCCGAACTAAGTGAAATCTATCAGAAAATTGCTACTAAACTTCAGCAG CACGATTCTCTTCCACAACAACCAAAGTCAGAGCAGCTTGAGAAGCTAAAAATGTTCAAAACCATGTTAGAGCGCCTCATATCAGTCTTACAGATTTCCAAGAGTAACGTTTCACCTGGTTTGAAAGACAAGTTGGGTTTATATGAGAAGCAGATAGTAAATTTTATTAATACAAATAGACCACGGAAGCAAGATCCTCTGCAACAAGGGCAGTTCCCCCCACCTCATATGCACTCCATGCAGCAGCCGCAGTCTCAAATTCCTCAAGTGCAGTCTCATGAAAATCAAATGAACCCGCAGTTGCAAACAATGAATTTACAAGGTTCTGTGCCAACAATGCAGCAGAACTATATGACAAGCTCGGAGCAAAATTCATTGTCTTCGATATCTGGGGTTTCAACAGCACAGCAGAACATGATGAATTCATTGCAGCCAAGTACAAATTTGGATTCAGGACAGGGAAATGCACCGAACTCTTTGCAGCAAGTTCCAGTGGGATCTATCCAACAAACTCCTTTCAGTGCTCCCCAGCAAGCTAACATGAATGGTTTGTCATCGCAGAGTGGGGTTAGTATGCTTCAGCCAAATATTATCTCCCTTCAGTCAAATTCTGGTATGCTTCAACACCAGCAATTAAAACAGCAGGAACAGCAAATGTTTCAGAATCAACTGAAGCAACAGTATCAACAGCGAATGCAGCAGCAATTGATACAGAAGCAGCAGATACTGcaacagcaacagcagcagcaacagTTGCAGCAAGCAAAGCAGCAGCTTCCGGCGCAGATGGAGGCGAACCAACACCAAATGCCACTGCTTCATCAAATGAATGATGCAAATGACTTGAAGATGAGACAGGGGATGGGTGTTAAGCCAGGGGTTTTTCAGCAACATATATCCACAGGCCAGCGTGCTTATCCACATCAGCAGTTGAAATTAGGATCTCCATTTCCTATTCCATCATCAAACCAACTCATTCAGGCTGCATCTCGTCAAATTTCGCAACATTCTTCTCCCCAAGTTGACCACAAGAATCTACTGACTCACCTGAAAGCTGGAACACCATTGCAAACTGCCGGTTTACCTGTTGTCATCCCATCTCCTTCAACTCCCATGGTTCTATCCCCCATGCCAGGGGATTCTGAGAAACCTTCCTCACTACCAAATGCTGGGaatatcggacatcaacaagcAGCTGGGGTGGGAGTACCAGTCCAGTCCCTTGCAATTGGCACTAGTGGGATGTTGGCATCTCCTTTGCTTGCTGAATTTATTGTACCAGATGCTAGTCATTTTAATGCTTTGTCAACTATTTCTGGCAAATCGAGTGTTACCGAGCAGCCTCTTGAACGCTTGATTAAGGCG TGA
- the LOC103446908 gene encoding uncharacterized protein: protein MAMAASIRCMLRKTGNINDKSIQDINRTFGSIAATNVDATSSDNKDHNNVQAQADVLFNSLPCEPTTGTVSRTGYRTGPGADRILGKGRQRILKPVLKKETRYGREPSDERFGLRPCDRRVGSHHRFTLPREGLFTHGVPYEGCPKCCTLKWEEVDRKKKGLPILFAAARWKAGRCHRCGAATPATAAARRRNKGKKDVTLEEFISFATYYAEKYCQTYADPADDARAVKQEVRWAVHGAL from the exons ATGGCAATGGCTGCTTCCATTCGTTGTATGCTTCGAAAGACTGGGAATATTAATGACAAAAGTATTCAGGATATCAACAGAACTTTTGGGAGCATAGCTGCTACTAATGTTGATGCAACTTCTAGCGACAACAAAGACCACAATAATGTCCAAGCACAAGCAGACGTTCTGTTTAATTCACTGCCTTGTGAGCCTACGACAGGCACAGTTTCCCGAACTGGTTACCGCACTGGCCCTGGGGCCGATCGTATACTCGGAAAAGGGAGGCAACGCATTCTCAAACCTGTACTCAAGAAGGAAACGAGGTATGGACGTGAACCGTCTGATGAACGGTTTGGTCTCAGACCATGTGACCGCCGAGTTGGCTCTCACCACAGATTCACTCTACCTAGAGAAGGTCTCTTTACTCATGGCGTCCCCTACGAA GGTTGCCCCAAATGTTGTACACTAAAATGGGAAGAAGTTGACCGTAAGAAAAAGGGATTGCCGATACTATTTGCTGCTGCGAGGTGGAAGGCTGGGCGTTGTCATCGGTGTGGTGCTGCTACTCCTGCCACTGCTGCTGCTAGAAGAAGAAACAAGGGCAAGAAGGATGTGACGCTGGAAGAATTTATATCATTTGCAACGTACTACGCAGAAAAATATTGTCAAACATATGCGGATCCTGCTGATGATGCCAGGGCAGTGAAACAGGAAGTGCGATGGGCAGTGCACGGTGCATTGTAA